GAAATCACGAAACAGGCAGGCAGCCGTTACATACACCAGAGCAGGCACGAATGTACCCGAATTAAATAACTTGATGCGGTTTACAATAGCATTAATCATCAGCGCCTGCAGGAAAACCAGTATAACCGAAATAGCCGCCAGCCCATAGTAATTATTCTGAAAGAGCCAGCCACAAAGCTGAAAGAAAAACCGGGAGAAAGGCTCCCGGACATCCATCAGAGTTTGATCTACAGGCACAATAAACAGACTCAAATGCATTATAACGGCAAACAAAAACAGAAAAGGAATTACGCCTGCATTGTTGACATGAAAAAAGCGAATCACACCGGACGGATTAATAGGTTATTTTCACAAATGACAGAGCCGACCGTCTCCAGCTGGGTATTAATATCTCATTAGCTGAAATCTGCATCCCCAGGCGGGGAATGATGCTGACATTCTTATCTCCTGCATTGAATAAAAATTTTCGGTCTATATTACCGGCCCTGTCTACGGTATATTGAGAAACATCTGTTTTAGGATAAATTTCTTCGTTATAAATAAAACGCAGCTTGCTACCGGTAACCAGAGTACAAAACGAGGAGAAAAAGCCGTCATCATCTTCGGAAATTTGTTTCTTTCGGAGTACCCGGCTCCAGTCAAGTTTGCCATCAGGAAACACGGACAGCAGGATAATATCATTATAATAGTAAATGTTAATGGTGCGAAAGCTGGGGCCTATGGAAGGAGTGAAAGTTGCTATCTGCGTATTTTCTTCGGTAGTAAAGCGTGACTCAGCAATAAATATCGCCCCGCCATCCTGCCTGAGCACCAGATCGTATACTTCAAAAGAGTAAAAACCTTTCACATTTTTTGAAGCATCTTTACCGGTCACTTCAAATATCAAGTCGCTGGTAAATTCCATATAATACGCACTGGTTACGGTGCGGCTGTTCAGATCATATACAAAGTAAAAATACCCCTGCGCCTCTTCTCCCGCATCATTGGTGTAAAAACCGGCAGCTATCAAACTATGATTCACATTATCCGCTTCTATGTAGAGTTTTCTGAAAACAGGCCGTTTAAAATCAAAATGAATGTCTTCCACTGAGCCCTCCGGTGTCAGCCATTTTATGCGAAATACATCATAGCCCGCCACTTTCTTTCGCGTCCGGTCGGTTTCCCTTTCCAGCAGCACAAATACATTTCCGGAATTATCCGGCAACACTTTTCGCACCAGCATGGCGCTGTCTGCCTCGCTTACTTCAATTGTTTTACGATATAATATATTCAGATTTTCGTCTGTCTGAATAAGGCGAAGATCTATGCTTTTGTCTTCCTTAAGTATGGGGTAATAGGCAATAAGCCGAGTCTTATCCAGAGAAGAGGCAATCCGTGTCACGGTAATGGCATCATACCGACCTGCTCTGACAGTATCCAGGATGACAGCGGGAGCATCACCACTAAAACGGGCATTCCATTTTTCGGCAGCCAGAATGGTTTGCCCTTTTTGCTGAGTTAGATAAAAAACAAGGGTTTTTTCCGGATATATTTCCATTTTTCTGACCGTAACATCCGCATATTTAAAATTCAGTTCTTTAGACCAGCGCAGCGTCAGGTTGCGCCCATAGGCATCCACAAGATGGCTATTGCGTCCATAGCGATACACCAGAGCTCCTTCCTTGTTTTTACCCAGAATCCGAAAGTCAGGATATCTGGAGGTTAATTTTTTGGGCTGGGAATAGGTAATAATCTGTCCAGCACACCAAACCGGAAACAATAAGATAACGACACAAAGCACAACTGCCGCAACAGGTTTACGTCTCAACGTAAAACTGTATGTATCTTCCGCCTTTGCGGCAGGAATGCCGTTTCCATGCAGTCTGGCAGGCTGTATAATCTTCACGGGTTGGATTCAAATTTAGCTTTTCAGCCGTGGATCCAGTGCATCTGTGAGGCCCTCGCCCAGCAGATTGAATATGGTAACGGTAATGAAAATGGCAAAACCCGGAAATATTGCAAGCCACCAGGCCTCGGGAGCAGAGCGCGCCAGGGATAACAGTTTACCCCAGGTAATGACTTCAGCCTGCACCCCAATACCCAGAAACGACAGGGAAGATTCTACCAGAATGGCTCCGGCAATACCGAAGGCGATAGAAATAAAAACCGGAGTAAGTGCATTGGGTATTGCATGCCGGAAAATAATGCGGGCATTGCTGTATCCCAGGGCAACGGCCGCTTCAATGTATTCCAGGCTTCTCACCCTTAGCAGCTCGGCCCGCAGGAAACGGGCAATGCCAGTCCATCCAGTTGCACCGATTACTACCATCACCAAAAATATGGAAGGCTTGGCTATTGCTACTATAGAAAGAATAAGCAAAAGTCCGGGAACCGAAATGACAATTTCTATTATACGGGAAACAATAATATCTACCGGAATGGTAACCTGCTCGCCCAGATACTTATGCTTCCTGAACAACCGCGCCAATAAGTTGGGAATGGCCATGATGGCCGTAAATAATAACAGGCTCAGCAAAAACTGCCCCATCAGGGCAAACATAGAAGTGCCAAAGGCGTCAGCAAGAATATAGCTTCTTGTAGCAAAGGCATAATAAAAAGCGATAAACAGAAATATGCCATTGAGTATAATGCCAATGCGTGAGATCTTCAGCCGCTCATCCCCAAAATATCCCGCCATCGCTCCCATAAATATGCCTATAACTGAAGCAATGAACATGGAAATCACGCCTACCAGCATGGCAATACGTGTGCCGTGAATCATCCCGGCCAACACATCCCGGCCTATCTCATCAGTACCCATCCAGTGCCGCCAGCGCAGGCTTTTAACGCGTTGGTCATCAAAAGGCCCTACATACTGCACGTTGTATAAATCCATTTCAGTTTCAGAATAAGGCACCGGGGGCCAGATCACCTTTTCATAGGGCAGATGTTTCCAGTCGGCCAGCGTGAGGTCGGCTGGCCACTTACTTAAACCCATGTTTACAGCATATTCTTTAAGCACCGGAAAATAGGTCTTACCATGCAGGCGACAATACAGGGGTTTGTCGTTGGCCAGAAAATCTGCAAGCAGTCCGATTACAATAATTACATAAACCACCCGCAACGACCACACGGCAAGCCGGTTTTTTCTGAACTGCCGTTTTACAATACCCCAGTAGCTTTGATCCGGCTTTTGCATCGGTACTGTTATTTCGGGTGATGACTTCATCCTTTCTTTTTGCTAAATGAAATGCGCGGATCTACTGCAGCATAAAGCAAATCTGCCACAAGAATACCGGCCATGGTCAGTATAGCCGAAAGCATAAACACTGTATATAATACCGGATAATTTCTGGCTACCACCGATTCATAGGCCACCCTTCCCATGCCGGGTATGGCAAAGATGACTTCCAGAATCACCGAGCCGCTTATCATCAGTGGAAACAGACTGGCAAACATAGTGATGATGGGCAACAGGGAGTTTTTAAAGGCATGCTTCCAGATAACTATGGTGCGGCTCAGCCCCTTGGCCTGTGCTGTGCGGATATAATCCTGACGTATCACATTGAGCATTCCTCCACGCATCTGACGCGATATGTAGGCAAACGAGCCGTAAGTGAGGCAAAAAACCGGCAGCGTAAGATGATAAGCCGTATCCCAGACACGCGCCATGAACGAGGCGTCCTCAGGCAGATTTACTGAACCGGTACCGTAGGTGGGGAAAAAGTCCATGCCATACTCAGGGGTAGTTAAAAAAACAATGAGCATAGTGGCTATCCAGAAGGAGGGCAATGAATACAGGATGAACAGCAATGTCGTAGCAACACGGTCAAACAGCGAGTCTTTCTTTACTGCAGTTTCCACACCAATAGGAATGGCAATCAGATAAGCGAGCAACACCGAGATAATATTCAGCAGCATGGTCCACTTCACGGCCTCAATCAGAATAGAGGACACCGGACGGCCATCCAGGTAAGATTCGCCAAAGTCACCGCGGAAAAAACCCTTCCGGGTTGCAGCAGGATTGGTGTTTTCACCAAACCAGGGTGCATCTCCAAACAACCATCTGTGGTACTGGTTTTTCAGTCCGTAAAAATGTATGGTCGGGATATATTTTTTTGCAGGGGTAGCTTTGCTTTTTACCAGTGCATAGTTTTCGGCAATCTTGCCTGCCAGCGGCTGCAGGGAAGCCAGAGGCCTAATGATGCGGATAATACTATCCTGCTTCGCCTGCACCTGTATGTTTACACCCGAATCTATACGGGCAATCAGGCGCATGATGGCCGCATCGTCATACTGGCGGTAAAGTTCATTGGCGCTCTCACGAATCAGGCGCAGCCCTTCAAATGTGGTAGAGTCACGGGGAATATTAAAAAGTGCATACTCCAGGGTTTTGATGCTGTGATAGTAATCAGAAATCTGTTGCCAGTTACCGTAGCGGTCAATCAGCCTGCTGAGGGTTTCACGCTCACCCTTTCGGTGAATTTTATAGAGGGTGTCAGGATACGCTGCCGAAGTGATGGAAAAATAGAAAGCAGGCAGGTTGAGCCCCATTTTTTCACTCAATTCTATGTATGCCCGCTCACCGGCAAGCTTCTCAGCCAGCTGTCCTCCGCTCTGCGACTGCATGCCCCCGGCCAATCTAAGCTCCACAGGGTCGCCCGGGGCAACTTTGCTGAGAGCAAACGTAAATACAGAAATGACAAACAGCGTTGGGATAAAAATCAACAGCCTCTTGAGGACGTAGCGAAACATGAAAACTCAGGTATTGATCGGTTCAGTTAGCAGCTACTGCTCGCACCCCGAAATTGGGATTCAGACGAAACTCATCCACCACATAACCGGGGCGGGCCACTTTCGGACCCGCATTGTCAAACCGCTTATGAATGGCCAACTTGTTTTTGGGCGTAAGCAGAAAAATATAGGGCACCTGATCATGAATAATTTCCTGTATTTTATAATACATCTGATTGCGCACCTCTTCATTGAGTTCATAACGAATCTTTTCTATCAGCTCATCGGTTTCTTCATTGCCAAACCCTACATAGTTGCTGCCACGATTGTAAGATTCGGTATGCCAGATTTGCTTCAGGTCAGTAAGAGTGGGCGCAGCAATCCAGGCACCATAAAACATCTCAAAGTTGTGGTTTTTGTTGTCCTCAATGAAAACGGTCCATTCCCGCTGCAGCAAAGAAAAATCCACGCCCACCTTCTTACCTTTTTCTTTCAGCATTAAACCTACGTTTTCGCCTGTAGCGCTGCCCTGTGAATACTTGTATTCCAGCTTAAGCGGGGTTTTGACTCCGTTGATGACTTTATCGCGGATGCCATCTCCATCGGAATCCACCCAGCCGGCTTCCTCCAGCAGCTTAGCAGCCTTATCCAGGTCAAAGGCATAAGGGGTAATCCCTTTATGATAATAGCTCTGGGAAGGATGAATAGGACCTATCGTGCGTTCACCCAAACCATAAAACAACACGTCTATGATGTATTTGGTATCTACCATGTGTGCGAGGGCTTTACGTACACGAACATCTTCCAGCTTGGGATTTTTCATGTTTAATCCGATATATACATAAGATAACTCCAGAGGCGATTCCAGATTGAAAAGTTTAGTTGCCTTGGGGTCTTTTTGCAGATCCACAAAATCCTTGGGTTTAAAGGCGCGCATCACATCAATACCTTCATCTTTCAAGGCCGTGAGAGCTGTGGTGTGATCCGTGATTATTTCATAAATCAGTTTCTGAGGGTTGGCTTCAAACCCCCGCGATACGCCTTTCAGCTTATCGCCCCACCAGTTGGGTTTTCTTTTCAGTATGATACGCTGGTTGGTAACCCAGCTGTCAAATTCGTAGGGGCCGCAGCCTACCACAAAGCCTTTCTCCCTCTGATATTTTTCGGAATTAAACTGCTGGGCAAAACGGATAATGCGAGGGTCAGACTTGATCTTATCCAGGTTTTTGGGATCATCCAGCTCCTTAACAGTAAAGTTGCGCATAATCCTTTCCGGATCGTAGACATACTCCGGATAGACGGTCAACCCGCTCCAGATCTCAGACATGAAGTAACGATCTTTGCAGAAGAAGGTAAATTTTCTGGGATTCTGTTCATCAATCTTCATATCCCCGATAAATTCATAATAGGGTCGCAGATGCGGACAATCCACATGCGGATTTTTGATTGTCTTCAGCGTAAATTCCACGTCATAGGCAGTTACCGGTTCACCATTGTCCCATACCGCTTCCGGACGCAATTCATAGGTGATGGTTTGCCCACCGGCATATTCTCCCTCTTCCACATTCTGGATAACCGGCCTGGAGCGAGCCAGCATAGGCAAATACGTAAACGAATCCGGGTCAATAGCCAGTAAAGACATAAACATCTCCCCTTCAATAAAGCTGGAGTTGGCACTGGTGGAGAGAATAGGATTCAGCTTATCAGGATTGCCAATTTCGTGAATAATCACTTCATTCACTCCTGCCCGCTTGCTTTGCACCACCGCAGTATCCGCGGTGTTGCTTCCGCTGTTGCAGGAAACCAGAACGGCAACCAGCCCTATGCCGAACATTACTTTTTCTGTAAATTTTTTCATCGTATTTTTTTTGTGAAAACAATAAGGGCAAATATACTGTTTGAGGATGTAATTGCTTAACGGGAATGACTTATCCTGAAAGCCTATC
The Chitinophagales bacterium genome window above contains:
- a CDS encoding peptide-binding protein, yielding MKKFTEKVMFGIGLVAVLVSCNSGSNTADTAVVQSKRAGVNEVIIHEIGNPDKLNPILSTSANSSFIEGEMFMSLLAIDPDSFTYLPMLARSRPVIQNVEEGEYAGGQTITYELRPEAVWDNGEPVTAYDVEFTLKTIKNPHVDCPHLRPYYEFIGDMKIDEQNPRKFTFFCKDRYFMSEIWSGLTVYPEYVYDPERIMRNFTVKELDDPKNLDKIKSDPRIIRFAQQFNSEKYQREKGFVVGCGPYEFDSWVTNQRIILKRKPNWWGDKLKGVSRGFEANPQKLIYEIITDHTTALTALKDEGIDVMRAFKPKDFVDLQKDPKATKLFNLESPLELSYVYIGLNMKNPKLEDVRVRKALAHMVDTKYIIDVLFYGLGERTIGPIHPSQSYYHKGITPYAFDLDKAAKLLEEAGWVDSDGDGIRDKVINGVKTPLKLEYKYSQGSATGENVGLMLKEKGKKVGVDFSLLQREWTVFIEDNKNHNFEMFYGAWIAAPTLTDLKQIWHTESYNRGSNYVGFGNEETDELIEKIRYELNEEVRNQMYYKIQEIIHDQVPYIFLLTPKNKLAIHKRFDNAGPKVARPGYVVDEFRLNPNFGVRAVAAN